In the genome of Candidatus Reidiella endopervernicosa, one region contains:
- a CDS encoding peptidase U32 family protein, translating into MKNEIELLAPGGDIDSIKAAIVAGANAVYCGLDRFNARNRAENITFDDLAGILRLAHQHDCEVFLTLNIIIVETEIPALSILLNKLVNTKLDGIIVQDFGVFHLLQKYYPSFKVHASTQLTTHNAGQIKFLNELAATRVNLSRELSLEEIHSLSTVAHENDMLTEVFVHGSNCIAFSGICYLSSVHAGKSGNRGQCSQPCRDQYLTTAEGRDFPLNIKDNSAFSDLRGLYEAGVDSLKIEGRIKKHHYVYTVVESWRQQLKRFYEQDQVGRGEGSLRKVFNRDFSNAFLQGEINRNMFIDNPRDNSAIYQAKKSGMSVEVALPTAKRKLYDQKTEIINSVDVQIAALSTEKAPLILSASGEVGSPLTLSIKSSDLSFEVKSESTLISAATKENRTSARAGSKKGIPQSLDSELLAERFKAINDTEYFIDEIDLSELDDDLIVPFKELVVLKRQILYVLNGSKEIQAPVELPRLKKSPSDEASPELSLLISSAEDLHLCKESAAKVFYQLPNSFKKGSAEYVELFRNNEGLIPWFPSVLIGSDYQIAVELLEQLRPEQIVTNNTGIAYEAYQRGIDWIAGPQLNLVNSYSLICLKESFNCSGAFISNEINRGQIRKMVKPDDFKIYYSIYHPIILMTSRACLFYQVTGCKKNIVDGACIQRCEKSSQITNMNDASLLIKKSKGDYHTVYNESSYLNTDIVRDVPSLVTDYLVDLRDIKTDTQIEMEKPQLTQLFQRYIVGDAEAANELKEVISPVTNTQYRKGI; encoded by the coding sequence ATGAAAAATGAGATTGAATTGCTGGCGCCGGGTGGGGATATCGACTCCATCAAGGCTGCTATCGTGGCAGGGGCGAATGCGGTCTATTGCGGACTGGATCGCTTTAACGCTCGTAATCGGGCGGAGAACATCACCTTTGATGACCTCGCTGGGATACTAAGGTTGGCTCATCAGCACGATTGCGAAGTTTTCCTTACGCTAAATATCATTATTGTTGAGACTGAGATACCGGCTCTTAGCATTCTGCTAAACAAGCTGGTGAACACCAAGCTTGATGGCATCATTGTTCAGGACTTTGGTGTCTTCCATCTGCTGCAAAAATATTACCCCTCGTTCAAGGTCCACGCCTCTACCCAGCTGACGACTCACAATGCAGGTCAGATCAAGTTTCTGAATGAGCTGGCGGCTACGCGGGTTAATCTCTCGCGTGAATTAAGCCTTGAGGAGATCCACTCACTATCCACCGTCGCACACGAAAACGACATGCTGACCGAGGTCTTTGTTCACGGCTCTAACTGTATCGCCTTCTCCGGTATCTGTTACCTGAGTTCGGTGCATGCCGGTAAGTCGGGTAATCGTGGCCAATGTAGTCAGCCCTGTCGTGATCAGTACCTGACTACGGCTGAGGGCAGAGACTTCCCACTCAATATCAAAGACAACTCGGCCTTCTCTGATCTACGTGGTCTCTATGAGGCTGGGGTTGATTCACTAAAGATCGAGGGGCGCATCAAGAAGCACCACTACGTCTATACGGTGGTTGAGAGCTGGCGGCAGCAGTTGAAACGCTTCTATGAACAGGATCAGGTGGGCCGTGGTGAGGGTTCACTGCGTAAGGTCTTCAATCGCGACTTCTCCAACGCCTTTCTGCAGGGGGAGATTAACCGCAACATGTTTATCGACAATCCTCGCGACAACTCTGCGATCTATCAAGCCAAAAAGAGTGGAATGTCGGTTGAGGTGGCGCTGCCAACGGCCAAGCGTAAGCTCTATGACCAGAAGACCGAGATCATCAACAGTGTAGATGTGCAGATCGCTGCACTGAGTACCGAGAAGGCACCTCTGATCCTCTCTGCATCCGGTGAGGTTGGGTCTCCATTAACGCTCTCGATCAAATCATCCGATCTCTCCTTCGAGGTTAAGTCTGAAAGTACCCTGATCAGTGCTGCGACCAAGGAGAATCGAACGTCGGCAAGAGCAGGGAGCAAGAAGGGTATTCCGCAGTCACTCGATAGTGAGCTGCTGGCTGAGCGATTCAAGGCGATCAACGACACCGAGTACTTTATCGATGAGATCGATCTGAGCGAACTTGATGACGACCTTATTGTTCCCTTTAAAGAGTTGGTCGTGCTGAAGAGGCAAATCCTCTATGTGCTGAATGGATCTAAAGAGATACAGGCACCGGTAGAGCTACCGCGACTTAAAAAAAGTCCATCCGATGAGGCCTCTCCTGAACTCTCACTGCTAATCTCTTCAGCGGAAGATCTCCATCTCTGCAAGGAGAGTGCGGCTAAAGTTTTCTATCAGCTTCCCAATAGCTTTAAGAAGGGGAGCGCCGAGTATGTTGAGCTGTTTCGCAACAATGAGGGCCTGATCCCCTGGTTCCCCTCGGTATTGATTGGCAGTGATTACCAGATAGCGGTTGAGCTACTTGAGCAGTTGAGACCTGAGCAGATCGTTACCAACAATACCGGTATCGCCTATGAGGCCTATCAGAGAGGGATCGACTGGATAGCGGGGCCGCAGCTTAATCTGGTCAATTCCTATAGTTTGATCTGTCTGAAAGAGAGCTTTAATTGCAGCGGTGCGTTTATCTCCAATGAGATTAATCGCGGCCAGATACGCAAGATGGTCAAACCCGACGACTTTAAGATCTACTACAGCATCTACCATCCGATAATCCTGATGACCAGCCGGGCGTGCCTCTTCTATCAAGTGACGGGGTGCAAGAAGAATATCGTTGATGGGGCCTGCATACAGCGTTGCGAGAAGTCGTCGCAGATCACCAACATGAATGACGCCTCGCTGTTAATTAAAAAGAGCAAAGGCGATTACCATACCGTCTATAACGAATCGAGCTATCTGAATACGGATATCGTTCGTGATGTGCCGAGTCTGGTTACAGACTATCTCGTTGATCTGCGTGATATTAAAACCGACACGCAGATTGAGATGGAGAAGCCGCAGCTGACCCAGCTATTTCAGCGATACATCGTGGGTGATGCCGAGGCCGCCAACGAATTGAAAGAGGTGATCTCGCCTGTCACCAATACCCAGTATCGGAAGGGAATCTAG
- a CDS encoding LamG domain-containing protein, whose amino-acid sequence MKIVKRGVLMGGLVRTRVLLLVMSLAFLSGCLETASIVKSLTEDTSDSESDSGPKLVEFEEAYYTFDEVVGGVYENLYDDFLEGEPFGVSVVDGKVNNGLYFDSSSTNYVRLNDYDGKSVTDMIFPDGEMSFEGWVKFESLDLATKYHFFGDQNTGVKSFKAEVVDGQFRVIIYDWSDTTELVRTSYVFGLDTWYHIAFTFDGVNSRFYIDGALNNSATVSGALSRVGNDLYIGGGHGMNTFPGYIDEFGYYSRELTAVEVAASYNANK is encoded by the coding sequence ATGAAAATAGTGAAAAGGGGCGTTTTAATGGGTGGGTTAGTACGAACAAGGGTTTTGCTGCTGGTGATGAGTCTAGCGTTTCTATCGGGGTGTTTGGAAACGGCCTCAATTGTGAAAAGTTTAACGGAGGATACGAGTGATTCTGAATCTGATAGCGGACCAAAATTAGTTGAGTTTGAGGAGGCCTATTATACATTTGATGAGGTGGTCGGCGGGGTGTATGAAAATTTATATGACGACTTTCTCGAGGGTGAGCCATTCGGTGTGTCTGTGGTAGATGGAAAAGTTAACAATGGCCTCTATTTCGATAGCAGCTCAACGAACTATGTCAGATTGAATGACTATGATGGCAAGTCCGTAACAGATATGATATTTCCAGATGGTGAAATGAGTTTTGAAGGATGGGTGAAATTCGAGTCGCTTGATCTAGCAACCAAGTACCACTTCTTTGGCGATCAAAACACTGGTGTGAAAAGTTTTAAAGCGGAGGTGGTTGATGGGCAGTTTAGAGTAATAATTTACGATTGGTCCGATACCACGGAATTGGTCAGAACTAGCTACGTATTCGGGTTGGACACCTGGTACCACATAGCATTTACATTCGATGGTGTTAACTCGAGGTTTTATATTGATGGTGCTCTAAATAACTCGGCCACAGTATCTGGCGCACTTAGTCGAGTAGGAAATGACCTCTATATTGGTGGTGGGCATGGTATGAATACCTTTCCAGGCTATATCGATGAGTTTGGTTACTACAGCCGCGAGCTAACAGCAGTGGAGGTAGCTGCATCGTATAACGCCAATAAGTAG
- the metH gene encoding methionine synthase, with product MSEKKPTSLHYHLQQRILILDGAMGTMIQRYELGEADYRGERFADWASDLKGNNDLLSLTQPKIIREIHEQYLEAGADIVETNTFNSTSVSMDDYGMQALVYELNVAGARLAREAADKFTAQNPDRPRFVAGVLGPTGRTASISPDVNDPGMRNVTFDELVETYTEATRGLIDGGSDIILIETVFDTLNAKAAIFAVRDYFDQNDVELPIMISGTLADASGRTLSGQTAEAFWNSLSHAEPISFGFNCALGAAELRQYVEEVSKIVTCHVNVHPNAGLPNAFGGYDETPEQMSEQLKEWAESGFLNIVGGCCGTSPDYIKAIAEAVEGIAPRPLPEVAKQCRLSGLEPFNIGEDSLFVNVGERANVTGSAKFKRLILEGEYDEALSICLEQVENGAQIIDINMDEAMLDGEQAMVTFLNLIAAEPDIAKVPVMLDSSKWEIIEAGLKCVQGKGVVNSISLKEGEEKFIHHAKLLRKYGAAVIVMAFDEEGQADTFKRKTEICQRSYDVLVNKVGYPAEDIIFDPNIFAVATGIEEHNNYAVDFIEATGWITKNLPHAMISGGASNVSFSFRGNNPVREAIHSVFLYHAIKQGMTMGIVNAGMLSVYDDLPAELRDAVEDVVLNRDADATDRLLAIADNYRGDGAQAKKEDESWRSWEVAKRIEHAMVKGIDSYIVDDTEEARLSFERPIQVIEGPLMSGMNTVGDLFGEGKMFLPQVVKSARVMKKAVAHLIPFIEAEKSEGAQSNGKVLMATVKGDVHDIGKNIVGVVLQCNNFEVVDMGVMVPAADILARAKEESVDIIGLSGLITPSLEEMVHIAKEMERLGNTIPIMLGGATTSKAHTAVKIDQHYQQPTIWVKDASRAVGVAQNLISEEYRESYLAEVSADYERVREEYAGRQAKVSYVSLEAARANRTPIDWANYQPPAPTKTGVQVFKNIDLNTLTDYIDWTFFFHAWELKGRYPKILEDAEKGEEARKLLADAEAMLKKIIDEEWLEARAVVGIFPANSTEDDDIVLAGIPGEEIARFHMLRKQTKQPTGRFNESLADYIAPMSSRVTDHIGGFACTAGIGIDAKVAEFEADHDDYSAIMLKAIADRLAEACAEWLHKEVRTKVWAHSADEVLDNEALIKEEYQGIRPALGYPACPEHTEKGILWKLLNVEKNIELQITESYAMVPTAAVSGLYFSHPESRYFSVGKLNEEQVTDYAKRKGMEQSEAEKWLAPNLGYEAK from the coding sequence ATGTCTGAGAAGAAGCCCACCTCACTCCACTACCACCTGCAGCAGCGCATCCTGATTCTCGATGGCGCGATGGGCACCATGATCCAGCGCTATGAGCTGGGCGAGGCCGACTACCGTGGCGAACGCTTTGCTGACTGGGCCTCTGATCTGAAGGGCAACAACGACCTGCTCAGTCTCACCCAGCCGAAGATCATCCGAGAGATCCATGAGCAGTATCTGGAGGCGGGCGCCGACATCGTCGAGACCAATACCTTCAACTCCACCAGCGTTTCGATGGATGACTACGGTATGCAGGCGCTGGTCTACGAGCTAAACGTAGCCGGTGCCAGGCTGGCGCGCGAGGCGGCCGACAAGTTCACCGCGCAGAATCCCGATCGTCCAAGGTTTGTTGCAGGTGTGCTCGGCCCAACCGGTCGCACCGCCTCGATCTCGCCCGATGTGAACGATCCGGGCATGCGTAACGTCACCTTCGATGAGCTGGTCGAGACCTACACCGAGGCGACCCGAGGCCTGATCGATGGCGGCTCCGACATCATCCTGATCGAGACCGTCTTCGACACCCTCAACGCCAAGGCGGCGATCTTCGCCGTGCGTGACTACTTCGATCAGAACGACGTCGAGCTGCCGATCATGATCTCCGGCACCCTCGCCGACGCCTCCGGTCGTACCCTCTCGGGACAGACCGCCGAGGCGTTCTGGAACTCGCTCTCGCACGCCGAGCCGATCTCCTTCGGCTTCAACTGCGCGCTCGGCGCCGCCGAGCTGCGCCAGTACGTGGAGGAGGTCTCGAAGATCGTCACCTGCCACGTCAACGTGCACCCCAACGCCGGTCTGCCCAACGCCTTTGGCGGTTACGACGAGACCCCCGAGCAGATGTCTGAGCAGCTCAAGGAGTGGGCCGAGTCGGGCTTTCTCAACATTGTCGGCGGTTGCTGCGGCACCTCGCCCGACTACATCAAGGCGATCGCCGAGGCGGTCGAGGGTATCGCGCCGCGTCCGCTGCCCGAGGTAGCAAAGCAGTGTCGTCTCTCCGGTCTGGAGCCGTTCAACATCGGCGAGGATTCGCTCTTCGTGAACGTCGGTGAGCGCGCCAATGTGACCGGCAGCGCCAAGTTCAAACGGCTGATCCTGGAGGGTGAGTATGACGAGGCACTCTCGATCTGCCTGGAGCAGGTGGAGAACGGTGCGCAGATCATCGACATCAACATGGATGAGGCGATGCTTGATGGTGAGCAGGCGATGGTCACCTTCCTCAACCTGATCGCCGCCGAGCCCGATATCGCCAAGGTGCCGGTGATGCTCGACTCCTCCAAGTGGGAGATCATCGAGGCGGGCCTGAAGTGCGTACAGGGCAAGGGGGTGGTCAACTCGATCTCGCTCAAGGAGGGTGAGGAGAAGTTCATTCACCACGCCAAGCTGCTTCGTAAATATGGTGCGGCGGTGATCGTGATGGCCTTCGACGAGGAGGGGCAGGCCGATACCTTCAAGCGAAAGACCGAGATCTGTCAGCGCTCCTACGACGTGCTGGTCAACAAGGTCGGTTACCCCGCCGAGGACATCATCTTCGATCCCAACATCTTTGCGGTCGCCACCGGTATCGAAGAGCACAACAACTACGCGGTCGACTTCATCGAGGCGACCGGCTGGATTACAAAGAATCTGCCGCACGCGATGATCTCCGGTGGCGCCTCCAACGTCTCCTTCTCCTTCCGTGGTAACAACCCGGTGCGCGAGGCGATTCACTCCGTCTTCCTCTATCACGCCATCAAGCAGGGCATGACCATGGGCATCGTCAACGCCGGCATGCTCTCGGTCTACGACGACCTGCCCGCTGAGCTGCGTGATGCCGTAGAAGATGTCGTGCTCAACCGTGATGCCGATGCCACCGACCGCCTGCTGGCAATCGCTGACAACTATCGCGGTGACGGTGCACAGGCGAAGAAGGAGGATGAGTCGTGGCGCAGCTGGGAGGTCGCAAAACGTATCGAACACGCCATGGTCAAAGGCATCGACAGCTACATCGTTGATGACACCGAAGAGGCGCGCCTCAGCTTCGAGCGCCCGATCCAGGTGATCGAAGGTCCGCTGATGTCGGGCATGAACACCGTGGGTGATCTCTTCGGCGAGGGCAAGATGTTCCTGCCGCAGGTGGTCAAGAGCGCACGTGTAATGAAGAAGGCGGTCGCACACCTGATCCCCTTTATCGAGGCAGAGAAGAGCGAAGGCGCTCAGTCCAATGGCAAGGTGCTGATGGCCACCGTGAAGGGTGATGTGCACGACATCGGCAAGAACATCGTCGGCGTGGTGCTGCAGTGCAACAACTTCGAGGTGGTCGATATGGGCGTGATGGTGCCCGCTGCCGACATCCTCGCCAGGGCGAAGGAGGAGAGTGTCGACATCATCGGTCTCTCCGGCCTGATCACCCCATCGCTTGAAGAGATGGTCCATATCGCCAAGGAGATGGAGCGCCTCGGTAACACCATTCCGATCATGCTCGGTGGCGCGACTACATCGAAGGCGCACACCGCCGTGAAGATTGATCAGCACTACCAGCAGCCGACGATCTGGGTGAAGGATGCCTCGCGTGCCGTCGGCGTGGCGCAGAACCTGATCTCCGAGGAGTATCGGGAGAGTTACCTTGCAGAGGTGAGTGCCGATTACGAGCGGGTGCGCGAAGAGTACGCCGGTCGTCAGGCCAAGGTGAGCTACGTTTCGCTGGAAGCGGCGCGTGCCAACCGCACCCCAATCGACTGGGCAAACTACCAGCCACCCGCACCGACTAAAACCGGCGTGCAGGTGTTCAAGAATATCGACCTCAACACGCTTACCGATTACATCGACTGGACCTTCTTCTTCCACGCCTGGGAGCTGAAGGGTCGCTATCCAAAGATTCTGGAAGATGCCGAGAAGGGCGAAGAGGCACGTAAGCTCTTAGCCGATGCCGAGGCGATGTTGAAAAAGATCATCGATGAAGAGTGGCTTGAGGCGCGTGCCGTGGTCGGCATCTTCCCGGCCAACAGCACCGAGGATGACGATATCGTTTTAGCGGGGATACCTGGCGAAGAGATCGCACGCTTCCACATGCTACGTAAGCAGACCAAGCAGCCCACCGGAAGGTTCAACGAATCACTCGCTGACTACATCGCGCCGATGTCGAGCCGTGTCACCGATCACATCGGTGGCTTCGCTTGCACCGCCGGTATCGGCATCGACGCCAAGGTCGCCGAGTTCGAGGCCGACCACGACGACTACAGCGCGATCATGCTCAAGGCGATCGCCGACCGTCTAGCCGAGGCGTGCGCCGAGTGGCTGCACAAAGAGGTTCGGACCAAGGTCTGGGCCCACAGTGCAGATGAAGTGCTCGATAACGAAGCACTAATCAAAGAGGAGTACCAGGGCATCCGCCCGGCACTCGGCTACCCCGCCTGCCCGGAACACACCGAAAAGGGAATCCTCTGGAAGCTGCTCAATGTCGAAAAGAACATCGAGCTGCAGATCACTGAAAGCTACGCGATGGTCCCCACTGCCGCCGTCTCCGGTCTCTACTTCAGCCACCCCGAGAGCCGCTACTTCAGTGTTGGAAAACTGAACGAAGAGCAGGTGACCGACTATGCGAAGCGAAAAGGGATGGAGCAGAGCGAAGCCGAAAAATGGCTTGCGCCCAACCTGGGCTACGAGGCGAAATAA
- a CDS encoding GGDEF domain-containing protein, with protein MAISGLHWLDYPLLRPIESFAPIGFSLCAIISVAINSLLAGMLLRQFRHRMLEAEEMAVDSATHDLLTGLNNRMALNTLFDQVMAQARRNETEIAMLYLDLDGFKPVNDRLGHRAGDEVLIEVAKRITSVARESDVVARIGGDEFVVILTGLKGGERADAEPIAEKIVDVINLPMNIAGEGCRLSTSVGIAYCPSQARASTNCSTSPTRRVCHQTWWQERVHHRRIGLKE; from the coding sequence TTGGCAATCAGCGGCCTCCACTGGCTCGACTACCCGCTGCTACGCCCGATTGAATCGTTTGCTCCAATCGGCTTCTCACTCTGCGCAATCATCTCGGTAGCGATCAACAGTCTGCTTGCTGGCATGTTGTTGCGACAGTTTCGTCATCGCATGTTGGAGGCTGAAGAGATGGCAGTCGATTCCGCCACGCACGATCTACTCACCGGCCTCAACAATCGCATGGCCCTCAATACACTCTTTGATCAGGTCATGGCGCAGGCGCGACGCAATGAGACAGAGATAGCCATGCTCTATCTCGATCTCGACGGTTTCAAACCAGTTAACGACCGTCTGGGTCACCGCGCGGGTGATGAGGTGCTGATAGAGGTGGCGAAACGGATCACATCCGTGGCGCGTGAGTCGGATGTCGTGGCGCGTATTGGTGGAGATGAATTTGTGGTAATCCTCACTGGGCTAAAAGGTGGAGAGCGTGCCGATGCCGAACCGATTGCAGAGAAGATCGTCGATGTGATTAACCTACCGATGAATATTGCAGGAGAGGGGTGCCGCCTGAGCACCAGTGTCGGTATCGCCTATTGCCCATCACAGGCGAGAGCCTCGACAAACTGCTCAACCTCGCCGACAAGGCGTGTATGTCACCAAACATGGTGGCAAGAACGGGTTCACCATCGCCGAATCGGCCTGAAGGAATGA
- a CDS encoding 7TM-DISM domain-containing protein, giving the protein MSGLSVADEMTIIEDRDSSLTIEKLLERTDPEQHHNSRRVKTFKGMSRSVWWVVIDVENSSGERIDWMLESVHPHTDYLDLYHVDASSTITVLKTGDRRPFSDRKVASETFVFPLATPAQSKERIVLRFDYADLGIVELATRIWDPDSFHESKTIVYALYGILIGGAIFAIIFNLIVHIPTQFTTFYLVSRLSHNRRHRLPGQHRGGSPVFLE; this is encoded by the coding sequence ATGTCTGGCCTGAGTGTGGCGGATGAGATGACGATTATTGAGGATCGCGATAGTAGTCTGACGATTGAGAAACTACTTGAGCGCACAGACCCGGAGCAGCATCACAATAGTCGCCGAGTGAAGACCTTCAAGGGGATGAGCCGGTCGGTATGGTGGGTCGTTATTGATGTTGAGAATAGTAGCGGTGAGCGAATCGACTGGATGTTGGAGTCTGTTCACCCCCATACCGACTATCTGGATCTCTACCACGTCGATGCGTCGAGCACGATAACGGTACTGAAGACGGGCGACAGACGTCCCTTTAGCGATCGTAAGGTTGCCTCCGAGACCTTTGTCTTCCCGCTCGCTACACCCGCTCAGTCGAAAGAGCGGATAGTGCTGCGTTTTGACTATGCAGATCTCGGTATTGTTGAGCTGGCAACCCGAATCTGGGATCCCGACTCCTTCCATGAAAGTAAAACCATCGTCTATGCGCTCTATGGAATTCTGATTGGTGGTGCGATCTTTGCAATTATCTTTAATCTAATTGTCCATATACCAACCCAGTTCACGACCTTCTATCTGGTATCTCGCCTATCTCACAACCGCCGTCATCGGCTTCCTGGCCAACACAGGGGCGGGTCACCAGTTTTTTTGGAATGA
- a CDS encoding type II toxin-antitoxin system RelE/ParE family toxin: MKILTIQEKNGPSAFEAFLNSVSEELAAAICKKLQAYSEANEIFMSNSLKILKPKIWGYKGTIYKLRVDCSKESARIMFTKTPHNDIALLHGFIKKSQKTPKKDAKIAMGNLAHIKSNIEVTELPITKFL, encoded by the coding sequence ATGAAAATACTCACCATACAAGAGAAGAATGGCCCATCAGCGTTCGAAGCATTTTTAAACAGTGTTTCCGAAGAGCTCGCCGCCGCCATCTGCAAAAAGCTTCAGGCATATAGTGAGGCCAATGAGATCTTCATGAGCAACAGCCTGAAGATACTGAAGCCAAAGATTTGGGGCTACAAAGGAACCATCTACAAACTTCGCGTCGATTGCAGCAAAGAGTCAGCACGAATCATGTTTACAAAAACCCCACACAACGATATTGCGCTACTGCATGGGTTTATTAAAAAGAGTCAAAAGACACCGAAGAAGGATGCAAAGATTGCAATGGGGAATCTTGCGCACATAAAAAGCAATATTGAAGTAACAGAACTGCCAATCACAAAGTTCTTGTAG
- a CDS encoding ATP-binding protein, whose amino-acid sequence MDIIEQGLAVENFETTIHCKNGSERVLSWNSHDLKDADGEVIGSLALAKDITDMHHSQEELKHALQQAESASKAKDQFIAATSHKIRTPITAILGIIDLLAKTELSDKQREHLDVARTATNILSTTMEDVLDVARLKGGQYQLDEREEALSSSLEDIATILGNDARNKGLAFHAEIGSELPERIIVDHARLHQILMNLGYNAIKFTEQGAVTLRAHLDEERPDVLRLTVSDTGIGIPDEKITSIFEPYEQADNSMSRKHGGLGLGLAIVAQLIDLMGGDIEVSSVIDVGTIITVELPFTVGASEHNGEAETDSASKGGEQRSLRILLAEDNHLNVIVITSFFDEMPHALEVAVNGRKAVEHYQEEHYDLVLMDIQMPELDGNSAMQQIRVIEQDEGRNASHIIALTAHATDDDRARGLELGFDNYITKPIDYGELIATVDRLASAARA is encoded by the coding sequence ATGGATATCATCGAGCAGGGACTGGCGGTAGAGAACTTTGAGACCACCATCCACTGCAAGAACGGCAGTGAGCGCGTCCTCTCCTGGAACTCACACGATCTGAAGGATGCTGATGGCGAGGTGATTGGTTCGCTGGCGCTGGCGAAAGACATTACCGACATGCACCACAGTCAGGAGGAGCTTAAGCATGCGCTGCAGCAGGCTGAGTCGGCCAGCAAGGCTAAGGATCAGTTCATCGCCGCCACCAGCCACAAGATTCGTACTCCGATCACCGCCATCCTCGGCATAATCGACCTGCTGGCGAAAACGGAGCTCTCTGATAAACAACGTGAGCACCTTGATGTGGCTCGCACCGCCACTAACATTCTCAGCACCACCATGGAGGATGTGCTCGACGTGGCGCGGCTCAAGGGTGGTCAGTACCAGCTTGATGAGAGAGAGGAGGCGCTCAGCTCATCGCTCGAGGATATCGCCACCATTCTCGGCAACGATGCGCGTAACAAGGGGTTGGCGTTCCATGCCGAGATTGGTAGTGAGTTGCCCGAGCGGATCATTGTCGACCACGCGCGTCTCCATCAGATATTGATGAATCTGGGCTATAACGCCATCAAGTTTACCGAGCAGGGGGCTGTCACCCTGCGTGCCCATCTGGACGAGGAGCGGCCCGATGTTCTGCGTCTCACCGTCAGCGATACCGGTATAGGTATCCCGGACGAGAAGATCACCTCCATCTTCGAGCCCTATGAGCAGGCCGACAACTCCATGTCACGCAAACATGGCGGCCTCGGGCTGGGGCTTGCGATCGTCGCCCAGCTGATCGACCTGATGGGAGGCGATATCGAGGTCTCGAGCGTCATAGATGTCGGCACCATCATTACCGTCGAGCTACCTTTCACCGTAGGAGCATCGGAGCACAATGGCGAGGCGGAGACCGATTCGGCGAGCAAGGGCGGCGAGCAGCGCTCGCTGCGTATCCTGTTGGCCGAGGACAATCACCTCAACGTCATTGTCATCACCTCATTTTTCGATGAGATGCCCCATGCGCTGGAGGTGGCGGTCAACGGCAGGAAAGCGGTGGAGCACTATCAAGAAGAGCACTACGACCTGGTGCTGATGGATATCCAGATGCCAGAGCTCGATGGCAACAGCGCCATGCAGCAGATACGTGTGATCGAGCAGGACGAGGGGCGTAACGCCAGCCACATCATCGCGCTGACCGCCCACGCCACCGATGATGACCGCGCCAGGGGGCTGGAGCTCGGCTTTGACAACTACATCACCAAGCCGATCGACTACGGTGAGTTGATCGCCACGGTCGATCGGCTCGCCTCAGCTGCAAGAGCCTAA